One Robbsia sp. KACC 23696 DNA segment encodes these proteins:
- a CDS encoding serine protease, with protein sequence MKTSLRHRHIAALILLSPFIPAQASADISDMTGEAHAFSMGGAIARDNPPAAYIGGAVFARAIDQTDVPIMQIDATIDPISAATDASPITAPHRDAPLQIGKGITVPEQDLDYSKIRWQRMDIGWVGHFAIRAAGAETLRASLALHGDDGETPLSDEIAQKIVFRIAGNDKNVFETRAKEIRDSANYWTPLTSGDTIHIEVVAPHAVHPATFRIRVPRLSYFSDALASTRYAAPGTARYAQQFYGAGACHRDVICRPQTAALRNARDAVAKMVYTETNGKSYMCTGTLLNNGQVPKRALFLTSRHCIQTQSDADSLLTIWFYQTTQCGGPPASIDQRVTQLGGGATLLSAHPLLDMALLSLNHAPPAGAHYQGWSAKPLKRGEPITAIHHPAGDAKKHAIGTIADIGLYHPERERARITVQWGMADDAGATEDGSSGSGIFTADAEGVALRGTLNGGWSHCGASFARKIDYYAPFSDFYPSVSHYFGLLD encoded by the coding sequence ATGAAAACATCATTACGCCATCGACACATTGCTGCGTTAATACTGTTGTCCCCTTTCATACCGGCACAGGCGAGTGCCGACATATCGGACATGACGGGCGAGGCGCATGCATTCAGCATGGGCGGTGCGATTGCGCGGGACAATCCGCCGGCGGCGTATATCGGCGGCGCCGTGTTCGCCCGCGCGATCGATCAAACAGACGTGCCGATTATGCAAATCGACGCGACCATCGATCCGATATCGGCAGCCACCGATGCGTCCCCTATCACTGCGCCGCATCGTGACGCGCCGCTGCAAATAGGGAAAGGCATTACTGTTCCAGAGCAGGACCTCGATTATTCCAAGATACGGTGGCAACGGATGGACATCGGTTGGGTAGGTCATTTCGCTATCCGCGCGGCCGGCGCTGAAACGCTGCGCGCATCGCTGGCGCTCCATGGCGACGACGGTGAAACGCCGCTATCCGACGAGATCGCGCAAAAGATCGTTTTCCGTATCGCCGGGAACGACAAGAACGTGTTCGAGACCCGTGCGAAAGAGATCAGAGACAGCGCGAACTATTGGACGCCGCTGACATCGGGCGATACGATCCACATCGAAGTGGTCGCACCGCACGCGGTGCACCCCGCCACGTTTCGCATTCGCGTCCCGCGACTCTCTTATTTTTCCGATGCCCTAGCCAGCACACGCTACGCGGCGCCAGGAACGGCGCGCTATGCCCAACAGTTCTATGGCGCCGGCGCATGCCACCGCGACGTGATCTGTCGGCCGCAGACAGCGGCATTGCGCAATGCACGCGACGCGGTCGCAAAGATGGTCTATACCGAAACCAACGGAAAGTCATATATGTGTACCGGGACGCTGCTGAACAACGGACAGGTCCCTAAACGCGCGCTCTTCCTCACATCGCGCCATTGCATTCAGACGCAGAGCGATGCCGACTCCCTGCTGACCATCTGGTTCTATCAGACCACGCAATGCGGTGGCCCACCGGCGTCGATCGACCAACGCGTCACGCAACTCGGCGGCGGCGCCACGCTGTTATCGGCGCATCCGCTTTTGGACATGGCCCTGCTCTCGCTCAATCACGCGCCGCCCGCGGGCGCACACTATCAAGGGTGGAGCGCGAAGCCGCTGAAACGGGGCGAACCGATCACAGCGATACATCACCCCGCCGGCGATGCGAAGAAACATGCCATCGGCACGATCGCCGACATCGGGCTCTATCATCCCGAACGGGAACGCGCCAGAATCACCGTTCAGTGGGGCATGGCCGATGACGCGGGCGCCACCGAGGACGGTTCGTCAGGATCGGGCATCTTCACCGCCGACGCGGAGGGTGTGGCGCTGCGTGGCACCCTGAACGGCGGCTGGTCGCACTGCGGCGCCTCATTCGCGCGCAAAATCGATTACTACGCGCCGTTTTCCGATTTCTATCCTTCTGTTTCACATTACTTCGGACTACTTGACTGA